In Phycisphaerae bacterium RAS2, the DNA window GACCGCCAGTCGCGGCCCAAGCCCCCAGCGCCGCAGTGCCGCCGCGATTCGGCCTACATGCTCACGCTCGCCGCCGAAGAGTTTTTCGCAGCCGGCGATATCGAGCATCAGCCCGTCAGGGTCGTCAGGCGCGACAATCGGCGCAAAGCGCAGCATCCATCGCGCCAACCGCCGCAGCACCGCAGCGTCCTCGTCGGGCGTGGCCGGCTGATCGTGAACGGAAAGGCCAGCGCACAGCGATCGCGCATGAGCCAGCGTCATCCCCGGCCGCACTCCCGCCACCCTCGTCCGCTCACAGCAATGGACCACTTGCTGGACGCCGCGCTGCAAAGTCCACAAGAGCCACGCGGCACCGTCAGGCCGTGCGATGTTGCAATGGGACGGGATCGGCGCGTTGGACATGCTTCTCCGACGAGCCAGCAGGATCGGCCAGCCGGGCAGATAGATGGATAGCGCCCTGGGCACGGTTCCACTCCAAGAGCCACTTGCGATGGGCTTGCACTGGCCGCATTCCCTTGCAGCGCAAAAGTTCAACGATCCATCGCGGCTCGATGCCGTTCGACGATTTCTTGCCCGGCGGCGGCGCGGCGCAGACCCGCCAGCGCGTCTGTGCCGCCGAAAGTTCATCTTGCTGGCGGGGTGGACACGCGGAAAACACCGCTTTCGTCTGGTTTCTTGCCAGCAGTTGAATACGCTGTGTCGCCGCCCGGTCGAAGCCGCCGCCGTCTGCTACGACGCAGCCCACGGCAGGCGAACGCAGCGCCAGATCAATCGCCCACAGCCGAGAAGCGGCATCGCGGGGCGCGACGAACAGCGACCGATCCAAAAGGCCGCGCTCCCTGCCGCGAATCAACACGCGCGGGTATGGATGGCAATGCTTGCCGATCCACACCGTCCACGGCTGCGATGACGGCCGTTCCGCCGCCTGCCATGCCAGATGCACCAGGATGCACAGCGGCGGCGTCCAGCGATGGCCCAGCGACCGCGCCGCCGATCCGGCCGATTCCCGTCCCGGGGGGTTGTCCACGCCAAACCATTCATGCAATCCGCCGGCAGCCAGCCCGCCGCCCAATGCGGCGTCGGTTTCCGGCCAACCGGTCGGGATGTGGTCTTTTGTCGGTTCGTCGATGAAGCTGTGTGCGGCGGATGCGTCGTGACGCTCTTCGATGGCCCGGATTCGCCCGGCCAGCTCGCGCAGATCGACATGCCTACCGATGCCCATGCTGACGCTCCGTGTGTTTGGAATATGTTAGGGTGTCCGGCGGCACGAATGCAAGAGGCGAACTACGGCCTTGCCGCGAATGTCGCCAGCGCCTTGCCAACGCAGGGGTTAGAGCGGTGCGTCCAGGCAGCCCGGGTCGTCGTTGCGGGGGCTGTTGACCCGTTGGCTGGCCGGCGACGCCACCAGCCAATCCGGCGGGCACGGCGTCAGAAGCGGCTTAAGCTGCTCAGGCTTCGAGGCGGGATTCAGCCACAAGTCGTAATCCTCCGGGCGAAGGATTACCGGCATCCGGTCATGGAATTCGCGGATAAACGCATTCGCTTCCGTCGTGATGATCGTAAACGACTCGACGACCTCGCCGCCGGGGCCTTCCCAACGCTCCCAAAGCCCTGCCAATGCCAACAGCCGGCCATTGCTGCGCCGGATGTAAAGCGGCTGTTTGACTTCCTTTCCGCCCTTCATCAAACGCCGCCACTCGTAGAACCCGCTGGCGGGGACGATGCAACGACGCGCCCGGAAAGCGTCACGAAAAGCCGGTTGCGTGGCGACCGTCTCGGCCCGCGCATTGATCGTGCGAAAAGCGATCTTCGGGTCTTTGGCCCAATGCGGAATCAATCCCCAGCGCAGAACATCAAGCCGCCGCGCGCCGCCTGCCCCAGCCTGCCGCACGACCGCCATGTTGGATTCGGGGACGAAGCTCCCAACCCGAATCACCGGCACGACCTGCGACGGCGCGACGTTGTAGCGGGGTTCCAACGGCGCGACATCGCCGACTCCAAACTCCTGGGCAAGCTGATTTGCCTCCGCCAGCAATGTATAGCGACCGCACATTGGACACCACAATAGACGAAATCGAATTGAGCGTGGCCCTTCCTTTCGGTAGGCGCACCGCACTGGTAAAATCGTTAGATATCCCTGACAATCTCTAGGGAAACGCCATGATACCACCTCTTTCGACAGACCTAAGCCTGATTAAGAAATTGCTCGATAGGACGCGTCCGCAGGTGGTGGTGGTCGTGGGAGCTGGCGTTGCATGCAGTGCCACGAACCAGCCTCACGCATCCTGGCGTGGCTTATTAAGTCATGGCATTAGACATCTCGTTCAGAACCACTTTCAGCAGAAAAGGGGAAATGAACTTGAAGTCTCGTTAAGAAATGCGTTTAACCCGTTTGATCTACGATTAGTCTTAGAGCACGCGGAACTAGTCGAACGAAATTTGAGCACACCGGACACAAAAGCGTTCGCCCAATGGCTCGAATCCGCATTCGCCGATTTTAAAGCGAACGATGATGATGAAATTAAGGCTCCACTATACTCATTGCGAGATATTCACGAAGCGGGCGCTCTTCTACTGACGACCAATTACGACAGCCTTCTTAGCGACATCACAGGCGCGCCTGCCGTGACGTGGGAAGAACATGAAGATTTCCACCGCGTCATGACGCGGCAAAAGACGGGCATCCTCCATATCCACGGGCATTGGCAGCGGCCATCTTCGATCGTGCTAGGCAGATCATCTTATGACCGCGTGGTGGCCGACATTGAATTTCAACAACTATTCAGAACCCTCTGGCTCGATTGGTCATGGGTTTATGTTGGCTGTGGGGACGGGCTTGACGACCCCAACCTTGGGCGCCTCCTTGAGTGGAGCAAGACATGGGGCAAGAGCAGTTTGCCAGACTTTTTTCTGGCGCGTGACGACAAGGCCAAAGAAATCGCTGCTTGCTCAAATAAGCCACCGAACTTAAAAATCATTAGTTATCCGTCACACGAGGATTTTCCAGCTACGCTTCGTTCTTTGACACCGGCGGCTCGATGTTGGCCATTCGTTCGGGTAGATGACGACTTTCATCTGTTTCACGTCTACGGAGCAAGCGATCCCTTTCCAACCCGGCAGGAATACATTGACGGACATGTGCCAGCCTTTGCAGTCGACATCGAATTAAGGAAGCGACTGCAAGCGCATGGCTGGGCCTGCTGCATAGACGTGGCATCGGTTGGGAAGACAACGCTTGCTCTCCGAGCGGCAACGGCGATTGAACAGCGGACGCACCCCGTCTTCTATCTCGACCTGAAAAAAGAAATTGAGGAAGACGCCGATTCGAGCCCGGTTACGGCGGTTAGTCGGCTTGCGCGCCCGGGCACGCTGCTGATTCTCGACAACGTGCACCACCAGCCGGAGCTGGCTCGGCAGCTTTGGCAGCAATGGCACGACAAGCCTTTCGATAGCCGGGGCCGACTTCTTCTCGTAGCAACGCGGATACACCGGCCCGTTGTCGTCACTCCCGTGCATGATTTGATGTTTTTCGAGAGACACCCGGAAAACCCCGCTATGTCTATCCGACCAACGCCGGAGGACTTGGGTCGCATCGCCAAGCACCTCTATCGCCGAATTGGTGGCGCAAAACTCCCTCCGATGCCAGAACCCTCTGCGAAAGTACTCGCCGAATGGCACAGCATCTATGGGGCGGCATTGAATGCGTTCGCCTTCGCCGCCCTAGATAGTCTTGCGAACTTCCAGAAGAACAAGTGGTCCCTGCTTCCGTCGCGAGCATCCATTTGGGTTCACGAACATTGGCTTAATAAACTCGATATTGAAGAACGTGAGAACACAATCTGTTTAGCGACGTTCGGAGCGCAAGAAATAGAAATACACGTTTCAGCCGAAGCGCTCCCGCATCCCGGCAAAATGGAAAAACTGTTCGCACTTGGTCTTGTTACTCAGACCCAACGCGGCCAATTAAAGCAATATCGCCAATATGAATTGCGCGAGCCGGGATGGGGGCGGTTGATTCTCGGAGCTCTATCATCACCAATAGACGAGGAACAGATTCTGTTCGCTACAGCCTCAAGACACTTGCACACAGCAATGATTCTTAGCGAGAGACTACGGCGTAATGGGAAGGACGACCGCTTGAAACGCCTCTGGGATCGCCTTGCCCAGAGTGCGGATGGGCTCATCAATCAAACATCAGATTTACCACTCCAAGCCTTCACCAATC includes these proteins:
- the yedK_1 gene encoding Putative SOS response-associated peptidase YedK, which encodes MCGRYTLLAEANQLAQEFGVGDVAPLEPRYNVAPSQVVPVIRVGSFVPESNMAVVRQAGAGGARRLDVLRWGLIPHWAKDPKIAFRTINARAETVATQPAFRDAFRARRCIVPASGFYEWRRLMKGGKEVKQPLYIRRSNGRLLALAGLWERWEGPGGEVVESFTIITTEANAFIREFHDRMPVILRPEDYDLWLNPASKPEQLKPLLTPCPPDWLVASPASQRVNSPRNDDPGCLDAPL